A genomic stretch from Deinococcus radiotolerans includes:
- a CDS encoding pyridoxal phosphate-dependent aminotransferase encodes MSGPFLLSERALSLKPSATVAVTSRALALRRQGVDVISMSVGEPDFDTPEHVKAAAIAAIESGKTKYTAVNGIPELREAISAKFARENGLSYAPDAVTVTSGGKQALFNAFFALLNPGDEVLIPAPYWVSYPEMVALTGAVPVAVPTSPESGFVLDPGELEARVTPRTRMIVLNSPGNPTGAVFPPEVLRAVAAVAQRHNLVIVTDEMYEHLVYDAEQVSIGTFAPEHTLTVNGASKAYAMTGWRIGYAGGPKGVIAAMNALQSQSTSNASSVSQYATLAALSDHAHTAAFVDMARAAYRKRRDRIVAGLNALGLRTPTPEGAFYVMADTTPIHPDELEAARRILDDARVAVVPGTDFAAPRQVRLSYATSMANIEEVLSRIGGLLNS; translated from the coding sequence ATGAGCGGCCCTTTTCTGCTGTCCGAACGTGCCCTGAGCCTCAAGCCTTCCGCGACGGTCGCGGTGACCAGCCGCGCGCTGGCGTTGCGGCGGCAGGGGGTGGACGTGATCAGCATGAGCGTGGGCGAGCCGGACTTCGATACGCCGGAGCACGTGAAGGCGGCGGCCATCGCGGCCATTGAATCCGGGAAGACGAAGTACACGGCCGTGAACGGCATTCCGGAGTTGCGTGAGGCGATCAGCGCGAAGTTCGCCCGGGAGAACGGCCTGAGCTACGCGCCGGACGCGGTGACGGTCACGAGCGGCGGGAAGCAGGCGCTATTCAACGCGTTCTTCGCGCTGCTGAATCCCGGGGATGAGGTGCTAATCCCGGCGCCGTACTGGGTGAGCTACCCGGAGATGGTGGCGCTGACGGGCGCGGTGCCGGTCGCGGTGCCGACCTCGCCGGAGTCGGGCTTCGTGCTTGATCCGGGGGAACTGGAGGCGCGCGTGACGCCCCGGACGCGGATGATCGTGCTGAACAGCCCGGGCAACCCGACGGGCGCGGTGTTTCCGCCGGAGGTGCTGCGCGCGGTGGCAGCGGTGGCGCAGAGACACAACCTCGTGATCGTGACAGACGAGATGTACGAGCATCTGGTGTACGACGCCGAGCAGGTCAGTATCGGCACCTTCGCGCCGGAGCACACGCTGACGGTCAACGGGGCGAGCAAGGCGTACGCGATGACCGGGTGGCGCATCGGGTACGCGGGCGGCCCGAAGGGCGTAATCGCCGCGATGAACGCGCTGCAGTCGCAGAGTACGAGCAACGCGAGCAGCGTGTCGCAGTACGCGACGCTGGCGGCCCTGTCGGATCACGCGCACACGGCGGCGTTCGTGGACATGGCCCGCGCGGCGTACCGTAAGCGGCGCGACCGGATTGTGGCGGGCCTGAACGCGCTGGGGCTGCGTACACCCACGCCGGAGGGCGCGTTCTACGTCATGGCGGACACGACGCCCATCCACCCCGATGAACTGGAGGCCGCGCGGCGCATCCTGGATGACGCGCGGGTGGCGGTCGTGCCGGGCACGGATTTTGCGGCGCCCAGGCAGGTGCGCCTGAGTTACGCGACGAGCATGGCGAACATTGAGGAGGTCCTGAGCCGTATCGGTGGGCTGCTGAACAGCTGA